The genomic window CGGCAATGCGCGGAAGGTCGGGTTCCAGTCCTTCGAGCAAGGAGGCGTCGAGCAGCGGCAAAAAGACGCTCCACAGCCCGGTGCTCGCCGCCGCCAGGGGCAGCCCCCGGTGCAGCAGGCGGTCGCTCAGGCCCAGCGCCTCGGCGAGTTCGCGGTGCCAGCCTCGCCCCACGGCGCGGGTTCCAAAGGCGGGTTGGTGCATCCACACCCGGCACTCGCCGCCGCCCGCATCCAGCACCAGCCGCAGCGGAATGCGCCCGGCCAGGGTTTCGAGTTCCAGCGCCTCGCCCCGCCAGCGGCCCGCCTGCGCCAGCACCCGCCCGAGCGCCACCGTCGCGTGCCCGCAAAAGTCCACCTCCTGCGTGGGCGTGAAGTAGCGCACCCGCCCCAGACCGTCACTCAGCCGCGTCACGAACACCGTCTCGGGCGCTTCCAGAAAGGCCGCGAGCCGCTGCATCTGCTCGCCTGTCAGTTCGCCCGCGTCCAGCACCACCCCCGCCCGGTTCCCCTGGCCGGGCACAGTGGTGAAAGCAGCAACTTCGGCATAACGCGTCATGGGGGCAGTGTAGAACTTCCGGGCCGGTTCTTCTGTGCCCATAAAAAAACCACCCAGGCGCGGAGCCGGGTGGAGAGGAGTGGGGAAGAGGTTACAGGTCGAGCGGGTCCGGGCTTTCGGTGGCGATTTTGGCCTGGTCCTTTTCGTTTTCCTTGATGACTTCCTGCTTGCCTTCGCCGCCGAGTCCGGGGTTGATGTTCTCAGAGGTGGCGTCGGGCAGGTCGGCAGCGACGTTGCTGTCGGTGGTGGCGAGATCACCGGGATCGGTCATGGCAGGTCTCCTTGCGGCGGCGAGCGGGGGGACAGAAGCTGCCGCCTGCATTTCCGATGTTGTCACGCCCCCGCCCGGAGAGGCATCTGAACAGGCTTTAGCAATCGGCCACTGTTGGCGCCAGAAAGGCTGCTTCACCCGGCAGCCCCCGCTCGCCGCGCACCAGCCGAGCACGGCGGCCCCGCGCCTCGGGGCGAAAGCCGTAGCTCAACACGGCGGGCGCGTCCACGTCGAGCACGGCGTAAGGGTTGTAGAGCGCGAGGTGAAGGTCGGGCCGCGCTCCCGCCAGCGCCGTTTGCCTGTGCCGGAAGGTGGTCGCCAGAATCAGCGGCAGGCCCCGGCCCCGCAGCGCCGCCCAGTTGAGGTCCGCCGCGTCGTCGACGGCGTGCAACTCCACGTCGTACACCTGCCCCAGCTCACGCGCGAGCGTCTGTGCGTCGGCGGCGGCCTCGCTCACCGTCTCGCGCTGCGGTTGCCGCCACGCGACGAGCAGCACCCGCGAGCCGGGCGTGGGCGGCTGCGGCAGGCGGCCCTGCGCGTCGGGCCACGCCGTCAGGCCCCGCGCTCAGGCATCTGCGAGCAGCGCAGCGTCCGCCTGCGGGTCGAGGGTTTCGTCCGCCTGCGCCGGAAAGCGCCGGGCGAGGGCACGCAGCCGTTCCCGCTTGGTCGCCACCGCCGCCTGATTCTCGGGCACATACTCCGCCACCGCTGCCAGCGTCGCCTGCTGCACCTCGCGGCGACCCAGCGCCATGACCAGATCGGCCCCCGCCCGCAGCGCCCGCACCGCCGCCTCGCCCCGGCCATAGTTCGCGTCGATCGCTTGCATTCCCATGCTGTCGGTCACGATGACGCCGTCGTAGCCCCACTCCTCGCGCAGCAGCCCGGTCAGAATGCGCGGCGAAAGGGTCGCCGGATGCTCGGCGTCGAGCGCGTCGTACACGATGTGCGCGGTCATGATGGCGGGCGTCTCGGGCAGCAGAGCACGGAAGGGCGCGAGTTCGCCCGCGTCCAGCTCGGCGCGGCTTTTGCTCACGCGTGGCAGGGCGAGGTGACTGTCCTGGTGGGTGTCGCCGTGACCGGGAAAATGCTTGGCGCAGGGCGCCACCCCCTCCCGCGTGTGTCCGGCGAGCGCGGCCCGCCCATGCCGCGTGACCCGCGCCGCGTCCGAGCCGTAAGCGCGGTCCCCGATCACCGGATTGGCTGGATTCACGTTGATGTCGAGCACCGGCGTGAAGTTCCAGTTGATCCCCACCGAGCGCAGTTGCCGTGCCAGCGCTGCGTTCACGTCCTCGGTGAGCTGCTGGTCGTCCGCCGCCCCCAGGCTCATCGCACTCGGCGCGAACGGCCAGAACTCGGGCCGGGTAATCGCCCCCCCCTCGTGGTCGATGGCGATCAGCGCGTGCTCACCCATCACCTCGCGCAGGTCCGCGCAGAGGCGTCGCAGTTGCTCGGCGCTCTCCACGTTTTTCCCAAACAGGCACACTGCGCCGATGCCGTGTTCGCGCAAATAAGCAGCGGTGTCTTTGTCGAGTTCGGGGCCGGGAAGGTCGATCATCAGCAGTTGGCCGGGCCGCACGGGGTCAAGCCGGGAAGGTTCAGATATGGGAGACATGCAGCGAAGTGTAGCGGCGGGCCCTCATGCCACAGCTCCTATATAGAAAATTTATTTTTATATGAAAACAATGCACAAAGAAAGGAACAATGGTTCGTGCAGTTTTAGGCGGCTTTGAGGCCGAAATTTAGCGGACTGGACGGCAGATGTTCTAATTCTTCAAAGCGGGCCGAGAGATCCAACTTGGACAAAATCACTTGGGCCAGCAGGGCGTTATACGCCCTGCGTTTCATGTCTTCGAGACTGAACACCAGATTCTGTCCGCCCTCTGCTGCTCGCAGGGCCTCAAGGCGACAGAGGTTCAGGGTCAGCAAGACCACGTTCCAATGCGCCTCAATGCCTGGCTGTGACCGCAATTGCACATCCTGGCCTCCCAGGAACTGCTTGGCATCCCGGAAGATCAGTTCAATCTCGAAACGGCTCCGGTACAGCGCAATGACCTCATGAGCGGGCATCGTCACAGCGGTGCTGAACAGCACCGCGTAACCCGTCACTTGACCCTTTTTACCGACCTGCTGGATGACGACTGCACGCACTTCTCGCGCCCACTGCACGCTCCAGACCACCTGAGTCCACACCCGCTCGGTCGACGTTTCAGAAACGAGGTCAAAGCGCTGCAAGTCGCTGAAATCCACCTTGCCGTCGAACTTTTTTGGCCGTCCGCGTCGTCTGGGATGCTCGCCGGTATAGAGATACTTGAGGTTGGCGTTGCGAGGAAATCTGGAGATGAATGGGAGACCGTGACCGGTCACGGTCTCCACCATGGATTCTTTCGCATAGTTCCCATCCGCAACCACAGCGGCCAGATCAAGCCGTGGAACAGTCTGGAGATCAAGCAACACGTCATCCAGCTGGTCAGCGGCCTGTTCCAGACGACTCGGGGCCTCAGACCCGGTCCGGGTCTGACGGACATCGACCGTAAATGCCTGTCGGTGCTGGACGTCAATCAGGGCACAGCAGGATTGCTCGATCCCACGTTCGGTCCGTGCGGCACAGCCATTCCAGAACGAGCCGAGGTGTGCGGTGTGCTGACCAGATTTGCGGTGAAAAGAGGCGTCGATGGCCAGAACGCACAGTGGGCTGATCAGCCCACTCTCAATCGCCGTGCTCACAGTCGCCCGGTGTACTGCGCCCCAGGGAATGGCCCCGGGGTCACTTCGGTGCAGCCAACGACGGATCGTACTCTCTGAGCAGGCCGCATATCGGGAGAGGTTCAGGACGTTCAGCCGTCCAGGAACAGCGAGAAATACGCTAAGCAGCACGGTCAGAAAATTCCGCTGCGTCTTGCGCAGCGGGACCGCGCTGAGAACGTACTGTAGGATAGCCATTAGACCCATTGGAAGCGGTGTGTTCACAGCCCCATTTTCGGTGGGTCTTTCTTTGTGACCTCAAAACTGCACGAACCATTGAAAGGAAAGGGAGGAGAGGAAAAACCCATCCCCCTTCCCATACTCAAAGCTTCTTGAGCGTCACCGCTCCGCCTTCCACCTCGGCGCGGAAGCCTTCGCCGGAGCCGTAGGCCACCTGCTCCGCCAGCACCTCACCGGCAATGAAGTCCTGCCACGCCTGCGCCGCTTCCAGCGCCTCGCCATCCAGTTCCAGCGCGAGGGCAATCCGGTCCTGCACCTCGAAGCCCGCCGCCTTGCGGGCCTCCTGAATGGCGCGAACGAGATCACGGGCCAGCCCCTCGCGTACCAGTTCAGGGGTCAGGGCGGTATCGAAGGCCACCAGATACCCAGCGTCCTCGGCAGCCGCCACACCTTCGGGCGCCTTGGCGTCCACCAGCACGCTCCCCGGCGTCAGGTCGAAGGTCACGCCGTCGGCCTGCACGCTGAAGCCCTGACCGGCCTGCACCGCCGTGGCGACGGCGCGGGCGTCCGCCTCTGTCAGGGCCTTTTTCAGCACCGGAAGCTGCTTGCCGTACTGCTTGCCCACCACCGGCAGGTTCGGGCGCAGGCTGTACTGCACGAGGTCGGTGTCGCCTTCTAGGAAGGTCACGGCTTTGACGTTCAGTTCTTCCATGATCTGCGTCTGCGAGCGCTTCAGCGCGTCCAGCGCTTCGGGCGAGGCGGCGCGTACCTGCACCCCGGCGAGCGGCTGCCGGGTCTTGAGGTTGTGCGCCCCCCGCACGGCGCGGCCCAGTTCCACGACTTTCATCACGGCGGCCATGTCGGCGGTCAGCTTGCGGTCGAGCCGCTCGGCGCGGACGGTCGGCCACGGCGTCAGGTGCACCGACGACTCCTCGCCCGACAGGTTGCGGTAGAGCGCGTCGGCCAGGAAAGGTGTGAACGGCGCGGTCAGTTGCGACACCACCAGCAGCGCCTCGTGCAGCGTGGCGTAGGCGGCGGTGTCCACGGTGCCGCCCTCACCCCAGAAGCGGCTGCGACTGCGGCGCACGTACCAGTTGCTCAGGTCGTCCACGAACCCTTCCAGGGCGCGGCCCCCACTGCGGGCGTCATAGCTTTCGAGC from Deinococcus radiodurans R1 = ATCC 13939 = DSM 20539 includes these protein-coding regions:
- the nagZ gene encoding beta-N-acetylhexosaminidase, producing MSPISEPSRLDPVRPGQLLMIDLPGPELDKDTAAYLREHGIGAVCLFGKNVESAEQLRRLCADLREVMGEHALIAIDHEGGAITRPEFWPFAPSAMSLGAADDQQLTEDVNAALARQLRSVGINWNFTPVLDINVNPANPVIGDRAYGSDAARVTRHGRAALAGHTREGVAPCAKHFPGHGDTHQDSHLALPRVSKSRAELDAGELAPFRALLPETPAIMTAHIVYDALDAEHPATLSPRILTGLLREEWGYDGVIVTDSMGMQAIDANYGRGEAAVRALRAGADLVMALGRREVQQATLAAVAEYVPENQAAVATKRERLRALARRFPAQADETLDPQADAALLADA
- a CDS encoding transposase is translated as MGLMAILQYVLSAVPLRKTQRNFLTVLLSVFLAVPGRLNVLNLSRYAACSESTIRRWLHRSDPGAIPWGAVHRATVSTAIESGLISPLCVLAIDASFHRKSGQHTAHLGSFWNGCAARTERGIEQSCCALIDVQHRQAFTVDVRQTRTGSEAPSRLEQAADQLDDVLLDLQTVPRLDLAAVVADGNYAKESMVETVTGHGLPFISRFPRNANLKYLYTGEHPRRRGRPKKFDGKVDFSDLQRFDLVSETSTERVWTQVVWSVQWAREVRAVVIQQVGKKGQVTGYAVLFSTAVTMPAHEVIALYRSRFEIELIFRDAKQFLGGQDVQLRSQPGIEAHWNVVLLTLNLCRLEALRAAEGGQNLVFSLEDMKRRAYNALLAQVILSKLDLSARFEELEHLPSSPLNFGLKAA
- a CDS encoding PhzF family phenazine biosynthesis protein, with the translated sequence MTRYAEVAAFTTVPGQGNRAGVVLDAGELTGEQMQRLAAFLEAPETVFVTRLSDGLGRVRYFTPTQEVDFCGHATVALGRVLAQAGRWRGEALELETLAGRIPLRLVLDAGGGECRVWMHQPAFGTRAVGRGWHRELAEALGLSDRLLHRGLPLAAASTGLWSVFLPLLDASLLEGLEPDLPRIAELSRELGVVSVYAYAPVGVNRFAARDFAPLVGIPEDPVTGSAGGALLALLASEGRLPLRGNRASGLIYQGHALGTPGEIEVEVEVRGTRVEAVQVGGCAAVEREGVWPG